DNA sequence from the Chitinivorax sp. PXF-14 genome:
TCAGCTCCGCGCTGATCGAGGCTTGCCGCCATGCCGCGCGAACGCAGGGGTGCGCCAAGCTGCGGCTCGACTGCCACCCGAACCTGCGTGGCCTATACGAGCGGCTCGGATTCACCCACGTCGACACTTTCAATCCCGGCTGGGATCCAACCTTCATCGCAGAACGCCTAGAACTCGAAATCTAACGTCCGTTCGGGCATCGAGGTCCATGTCGGGGTGGGACGGGCCCGTGGCTTCAAGATCACTTGCAGTCCGACCGCGATGTCTTGGTTGCGCGAGAGGTTGTCGATATCCTCCACTTCCATCATCAACCCTGGATAATGCCGCCGCCGTCATCGCCGCCGACGCCCGTGCCGGGCTTTTCGGGCCTGTCAGGCTTGCTCGGCCTTCAGCCTGCCTGGGCGAGATCTCCGGCGGACGGATTAACGGCGGAGCTTCGCCGCCTTTCGTGCGTGTGAAGGCCGAAGATAGTTCTCTCAAAAACATCCGTTTATGAGAGATACCAAATGTCATTTTCAGAAGACGACTGCACCAGTTGATTGGGCGTAATGGCTGTTGTGCAGCCAGCTCCTGACAGTTCAATATCAGAAGTGATCTGCACCAATCTCGACTATGCTCAATACTCGTGTGGGCTCTGTTGCAAAAATCGTGAAGCTTGAGCATGCTTGGCGGAGATTGGACGGACGGAACGATGACGGATTTCAAGTGGCGCCATTTCCAGGGTGATGTGATCCTGTGGGCGGTGCGCTGGTATTGTCGCTATCCGATCAGCTATCGCGACCTTGAGGAAATGCTGGCGGAACGCGGCATTTCGGTCGACCATACGACGATCTATCGCTGGGTCCAGTGCTACGCCCCGGAGATGGAGAAGCGGCTGCGCTGGTTCTGGCGGCGTGGCTTTGATCCGAGCTGGCGCCTGGATGAAACCTACGTCAAGGTGCGGGGCAAGTGGACCTACCTGTACCGGGCAGTCGACAAGCGGGGCGACACGATCGATTTCTACCTGTCGCCGACCCGCAGCGCCAAGGCAGCGAAGCGGTTCCTGGGCAAGGCCCTGCGAGGCCTGAAGCACTGGGAAAAGCCTGCCACGCTCAATACCGACAAAGCGCCGAGCTATGGTGCAGCGATCACCGAATTGAAGCGCGAAGGAAAGCTGGACCGGGAGACGGCCCACCGGCAGGTGAAGTATCTCAATAACGTGATCGAGGCCGATCACGGAAAGCTCAAGATACTGATCAAGCCGGTGCGCGGTTTCAAATCGATCCCCACGGCCTATGCCACGATCAAGGGATTCGAAGTCATGCGAGCCCTGCGCAAAGGACAGGCTCGCCCCTGGTGCCTGCAGCCCGGCATCAGGGGCGAGGTGCGCCTTGTGGAGAGAGCTTTTGGCATTGGGCCCTCGGCGCTGACGGAGGCCATGGGCATGCTCAACCACCATTTCGCAGCAGCCGCCTGATCGGCGCAGAGCGACAGCCTACCTCTGACTGCCGCCAATCTTTGCAACAGAGCCCTATGGAACACGGTCTATCTGGAGCGGGCCGCGAACGCCTTGCGTGGCCACGGTCAAGCCGTCGATGACGGCCTGTTGCAGTACCTGTCGCCGCTCGGCTGGGAGCACATCAACCTGACCGGCGATTACCTCTGGCGCAGCAGCGCCAAGATCGGCGCGGGCAAGTTCAGGCCGCTACGGCCGCTGCAACCGGCTTAGCGTGCTTTATTTTCCGTTTTCTGAGACGACCCCGGGTTCGGCACCGACGATTTTTTCCAGGGCGGCCCAGCGGCTTTTGAGCTTGGCCTGCTGGCTTTCTTCCTCGTCCTCGGCCAGCTCATCCACCTCGTCGTCGATGGCGGGCAGGTCTTCGTCTTTGAGCCGCAGCTTGGCCAGGCGGGACTCGTAGTAGATGGCCACAGTGGCGCCATCTTCCTTGGCCTGCTGCATGTCGTAGACGTGGATGTACTCCCCAAACACCGCTCGGGTGTCGTGGTCGGTGCTGCTGACTGGGGTGCCAGTGAAGCCCACGAAAGTGGCATTGGGTAGGGCATCCCGCAAATGCTGGGCGTAACCCGCCTGGTATTTTTCTTCACCGGGCTTGCCTTTGAGGGTAGCCTTGAAGCCGTATTGGGTGCGGTGGGCTTCGTCTGCGATCACCACGATGTTGCTGCGCTCGGACAGCACCGGGAAGGTGTCTTCATCCTCTCCCGGCATGAACTTCTGGATGGTGGCAAAGATGATGCCGCCCGAGGGGCGGTTGCCCAGCTTGGCGCGCAGGTCTGGTCGGGTCAGTGCCTGGGTGGGCTGCTCGCGCAACAGGTCTTGGGCCAGGCTGAACACGCCAAAGAGTTGCCCATCGAGGTCGTTGCGGTCGGTAATGACCACGATGGTGGGGTTTTCCATCGCGGCTTCTTGCATCACACGGGCGGCAAAGCAGGTCATGGTGATGCTCTTGCCACTGCCTTGGGTGTGCCACACCACGCCGCCTTTGCGGGAGGCTCCGGGCCGGGAGGCGGTCACCACTTCTTCGATGGCTGCGCGCACGGCGTGGAACTGGTGGTAGCCCGCGATCTTCTTCACGAGCTGGCCGTCATCCTCAAACAGGACGAAGTAACGGATGTAGTCCAGCAGGTATTGTGGGGCCAGTACGCCACGCACCAAGGTTTGCAGTTCTTGAAACTGCCCCAGTGGATCGAGGTTCACCCCATCAATCGTGCGCCAGGCCATGAAGCGCTCAGCGTTGGCAGACAGAGACCCCATCAGCGCATCAGTACCGTCCGAGATCACCAGCACCTCGTTGTACTGGAACACGTCCGGGATCTGCTCCTTGTACGTCTCGATCTGGTCGAACGCTTTCCAGATGTTGGCGTTTTCGTCGGCGGGGTTTTTGAGTTCCAGCAGGACCAGCGGCAGGCCGTTGACGAACAAGATGATGTCAGGGCGGCGGGTCTTGTGGGGGCCTTTGATGGTGAACTGGTTGACGGCCCACCATTCGTTCTTCTCGGGGTGTGCCCAGTCGATCAGGCGAACGAAGTCGCCGCGTGTCTCGCCATCCTTTTGATACTGGACGGGGACACCGCCCACCAGCAGCTTGTGGAATGCGCGGTTGGCAGACAGCAGGGATGGGATGCCCAGATCCGTGACTTGCTTGATGGCATCTTCGCGAGCCGCTACCGGGATACCTGGATTCAGGCGGTTGATGGCTTCGCGCAGACGGAAGGGCAGGACAACCTGGCGGTAGTCGGCGCGCTCGGGCGAAGAGCCGTCGAAGGCGATATCGGGGCCGTAGCGGTGGGTATAACCCACGTCTTGCAGCCAGGCCAGGGTTTCTTGTTCGAGTTGGTCTTCAGTCATTTCTGTTAACTGTCAGAAGCCAACAATGAACGATGGAATTCCGAGTGGTGGGTATCCCCTTAAGGTACACAACGTCAAAAACAACCAAATAGCTGAAAGTGCGATGCCAACATAAATAGGAATTTGACTAACAGAATACCTCTTTAAAATCATTTTCCCGACTATTGTTCCGCTGCTATCACCCAATTGTTTTTTTACCATTCTTGTTTTTTGATCATCATCCTGATGGAATAGATGAACAAAGATTCTTCTTTTTTTGCTTGAAAAAAGTCCACCCAGCATAATTTTTTCAATATGGACTAACGCCTCTTGCCAATAGTCTTGCCAAAATTTTGCACCAGCAGCCATTCGGGTCTGATAAATTGAAACTATCAACCCAGCCAAGCAGACCAAAAAACTAACCACCGGTTTAGTGTGTGAAGACTGAACGACACCAGCCAAAAGAACACCCTGAAAAATCATGAAAAAGTTATTTCTTTGAACGAGCTGACTAATTTCAAAATTGCGCAACTCAAGCGTCAACTCAAACAACGCTTTGATTGCAATTAGGTCTTCCGTGTCACTGCTCGGTGTAGCATTGGCGATTATTATTTGGCCATCTTTTCCGCCCTCATTGCCATCTTTTTTGCTTTTCTTTTCCATTGAACTCCTCCTTTTGAAAATATCAAATTATGTCAGCCGAGCTTTTTCGCAAACTCAGGTTATATTAATAAATATTCGTCTCTTTGCGTGCTTCAGTCGCCAACAATTGACCGGAAATGAGACGGGGGAGCAGTGTGTTGCGGAGGCTGGCGAGGCTTTGGGCTTGCGCACTATTGGAGCCTATGGAATCAAGTAGCGGCCTTGCAACTTCATCAAACTCTTGCATCACGCTATCAGTTGGCAGTACGCAAGTAGTTGCTACTACAAGTTCAGGTTTAACCGCGGGGTACGCTCCGCCATCCGCGAGAGAAGAGAGTCGGTCTATGTTGTCTTCCCGCGTTGCGCCGAGATAGACAAATGCTGTCATCTCTTTCTGCTTAGGACTCAGCACCGCAAAACCGGTACTCCCGGTCAAATTGTTGTTCGCATGCGCAATGAACCCGAAGGAACGATTTCCAGGGCGAACAGTGCCAACAATGCAGTCGCCTGTTCGCAATACTCTTCGTGCGCGGCTAGGAGCGGCAGAAAACGCATACGACTGGGGCTCATCGAAAACGTTGCTCTTAACCCCTGCCAAATCGACGTACGCCACTTCAGATGGCGCATTTCGCACAGTCCAGGACTGTGCATTGAGAAAAGCGATGTCTGAAAGCGTACCAACCCGCCACCCCCTCGGCACCTCCCCCAACTCCGACGTTTCAAACCCATCGGGAAACAGCGCTGCGGTGGCCTCGTCCATGCCTTCG
Encoded proteins:
- a CDS encoding IS6-like element IS6100 family transposase produces the protein MTDFKWRHFQGDVILWAVRWYCRYPISYRDLEEMLAERGISVDHTTIYRWVQCYAPEMEKRLRWFWRRGFDPSWRLDETYVKVRGKWTYLYRAVDKRGDTIDFYLSPTRSAKAAKRFLGKALRGLKHWEKPATLNTDKAPSYGAAITELKREGKLDRETAHRQVKYLNNVIEADHGKLKILIKPVRGFKSIPTAYATIKGFEVMRALRKGQARPWCLQPGIRGEVRLVERAFGIGPSALTEAMGMLNHHFAAAA
- a CDS encoding restriction endonuclease subunit S, translating into MSSDSVRPYRFADLLSEPLRNGIYKSKEHHGSGIKVVNMGELFGHPRLRNVPMKRLELTEAELRKSSLKEGDLLFARRSLVAEGAGRCSIVKEIAEATTFESSIIRARPNPSIADSDYLYYFFASPQGRELMGTILRQVAVSGITGGDLAELQIPLPPLREQRTRASVMEALDDRITLLRETNATLEAIAQALFKSWFVDFDPVRAKMEGRTPEGMDEATAALFPDGFETSELGEVPRGWRVGTLSDIAFLNAQSWTVRNAPSEVAYVDLAGVKSNVFDEPQSYAFSAAPSRARRVLRTGDCIVGTVRPGNRSFGFIAHANNNLTGSTGFAVLSPKQKEMTAFVYLGATREDNIDRLSSLADGGAYPAVKPELVVATTCVLPTDSVMQEFDEVARPLLDSIGSNSAQAQSLASLRNTLLPRLISGQLLATEARKETNIY